DNA from Pseudocitrobacter corydidari:
ACGGAGAGGTGAATCTGCATATCCGGGAAATTCTCACGCACCAGCATGATAAGACCCGGATCGGACATAATCAGCGCATCCGGCCCCATATCCACCACCGGCTTCAGATCACGAATAAAGGTTTTCAGCTTGGCGTTATGCGGTGCGATATTCACCACCACATAGAATTTTTTACCGAGCGCATGGGCTTCGTTAATGCCGAGCTGCAAATTTTCGTGATTGAATTCGTTGTTGCGAACGCGCAGGGAGTAACGCGGTTGGCCCGCATAAACAGCATCCGCGCCATAAGCGAAAGCGTAACGCATATTTTTCAGCGTTCCCGCCGGGGAAAGGAGTTCCGGTTTAAACATGATTTTCTCGTTCTGATGACAGGTCAGATCCGCGTCACGGTGTGCGCGGCAGGGAGGGTTCCCATACTTTTAGGGCGGGCATTGTAGCGCTGCGGGGAGAAGGAGTAAACCTTACCCCTGTTGCCGGATGGCGGCGATGCCTTATCCGGCCTACAGGTGAGTGGCGCCAGAGCTGATAAGCACAGCGCCATCAGGCACTATGCGAGGATCATGCCATCCGGCACGCATCCGCTTCCCAGCGATATCCCACGCCATACACCGCGCGGATAAAAGACTGTTCAGCGTCGAGCGCTTCCAGCTTGCGGCGCAGGTTTTTGATATGGCTGTCGATGGTGCGGTCGGTGACCACGCGATAGTCGTCGTAAAGGTGGTTCAGCAGCTGTTCGCGCGAGAAGACTTTTCCCGGCTCCTGCGACAGGGTTTTCAGCAGGCGGAATTCTGCGGGGGTTAAGTCCAGCAGGCGATCGCGCCATGAGGCCTGAAAACGGTTTTCATCGACAATCAGCGGGCTTTGCGCGTCCAGCGCCTGCACATCGCGACGCGGCTTGCAGCGGCGCAGGATGGTTTTCACGCGCGCCACCACTTCACGCGGGCTGTAAGGTTTGCAGATGTAATCATCCGCACCGATTTCCAGCCCCAGCAGACGATCAATCTCTTCGATTTTGGCGGTGACCATCACGATAGGCACTTCTGAGAAGCGACGAATTTCGCGGCACAGCGTCAGGCCATCGGTACCCGGTAGCATGAGATCCAGCAGGATCAGATCCGGCGGCGTGTCGTGCACAAAAGGCAGAACCTGATCACCGTGGCTGATAAGCGTTGGCGCGTAGTTGGCCGCCAGCAGATAATCAATCAGCAATTGCCCGAGCTTGGGTTCGTCCTCGACAATCAAAATGCGCGGGGTGTTTTCGTCTATCGGTAACTCAGTCATAACTCTCTCGATGTGTCGCGATCCAGCGGTAACTCTACTTTAATGCTTACCCCGCCAAAAGGCGAATGGGCGGCATCAAGCTTTCCGCCGTGGGCGGTAACAATGTTTACGCAAATCGCCAGCCCCAGGCCGGAGCCGCCGCTGGCGCGGTTGCGCGATCCTTCAGTTCGGTAAAAACGCTCGCACAGCATGGCAAGCTGTTCATCGCTCACGCCCGGCCCGCTGTCGGCGAACTCAACTGCGACGTTTTGCAGCGTTTTTCTGGCGCGGATATGCACGTCACCGCCGCAGTCGGTGTAACGCAGGCTGTTTTCCAGCACGTTATTAAAAAGCTGCATCAGGCGGTCGCGATCGCCGAAGACCATTGCGCTATCGGGTAATGAAAGATGCAGCGTTAAGCCGCGGCTGGCCAAACGTTCGCGGAAAGCGCCAGCGGCAATTTCCAGCAGGGAAACGAGGTCAACCGGCGCTTTTTGATAAGCCAGCGCGCCTTCGTCGGACATCGAAAGCTGATGCAGATCGTTCACCAGTTTGGTCAGCGTGGCGACTTCCGCCTGCAACGATGCGACCGATTCCGGGGTGAACTTACGCACGCCATCCTGAATCGCTTCCAGCTCGCCGCGCAGCACTGCCAGCGGGGTTCGCAATTCATGAGAGATATCGGCCATAAAATCGCGGCGCATCTGCTGATTGCGGTCGAGCGTGCTGGCGAGCTGGTTGAAGTCCTGCGCCAGCCTGCCGAGTTCATCGCTGCCGCGCGCGTCAACGCGCGTCGAGAAATCGCCCGCCGCCAGTTTATGCGTGCCTTCCACCAGCCGTTTCACCGGAGCCAGTAAACCACGCGCCAGCGGGAAGGTCGCCAGGGCGGCGAGTAGCGTCGAGAGCGCGACAATCAGCCAACTGGTGCGGCGCTGCTGCTCGTCGAAATTAATATCCGTATTACGCGTCAGGCGCTCCACTGGCGAGGCGATAACCGCACCGACTTCCAGCCCATTGACAACAATCGCGCGGCGGGTGCCGTCCGGCGGAACCGGCTCGCGTGGGCCTACCAGAACGCGCTCGCGCTGATCGACCACCCAAAACTGCGTGCGCCAGCCGTGCGGTGGCATGGATGGCCCCGGTGGCCCTGGCGGGCCCGGTGGGCGATGCTCGTCATTATTATCATGCTCGAACGAGCGCAAAATCTGGAAGATAAAGCGATCGTTATTACGCAGAAAACGCCAGTTACCGTGCTGCGCGTACTGCTCCGCCAGCGCGTCACTCAGCAGTTCAAGGCGCTGCTCGTTGCCGTGCTTAATGTAATCAATAAACCCGCGTTCAAAACTGACGCGAACCGCCCAGTGCATCGTGATTAACAGCACGATGCAGGTGGCGAAGATGGCGAGGAAAAGTTTTCCGGTGATCCCCGGACGCCATAGTTTCACTGTTCACTCCTTTTTCGTCGGGCGATAACCACGTTTTTGGTGACGTCGTCAGGTACGCGGGCAAAAATCAGGGCGGGCAGGGCGATAATCAGCGCCATGCACAGATAGGTGTACATAAAGACCTGGTGCGTGGCGGTGCTGTCGGCGGCAACGTGCTGCTGGCCGAACATCCCCAGCAGTAAGCCCGCTACGGTAACGCCAATACTCATCGAGAGCTGCATGATCATCGACAGCAGGCTATTGCCGCTGCTGGCGTGTTCATCGGGTAAATCTTTCAGCGTCAGCGTGTTCATCGACGAGAAGCGGCTGGAGTTGACCATCCCCTGAATAAACAGCACCAGCGGCAGCGCGTAATACCAGCCCGCCAGCGCTGTCGCCATAAACAACAGGCTGACCAGCGCGAGGCCAATGGTGGTGGTGACCAGCACATGGCGATAGCCAAAACGGTTAACCACCTGCACCACAATACGTTTCATCCCCATGCTGCCGAGCACCATCGGGATCATCATCAGCCCGGCGTGAAATGGCGAAAATCCAAGACCAATCTGCAAAAAGACCGGCGTCATAAAGGGCAGCATGCCGCTACCAATACGCCCGGCGAAACTGCCCGCCAGGCCGAGCGAAAACGTCGGCGTGCGAAAAAGCTTCAGGCTAAACAGCGCGTTGTCGTTGCCTTTGGCGTGCCAGAGATAAAACAGAATCGAGGCGACGCCGACGGCGACCAGAATCCCCAGCGTCAGACTTGAGATGCCAAGGCCTTTCTGCCCATCGAGTGCCAGCGTCAGCACCGCCATGCCCAGCGCCAGCACGATAAATCCGCTCAGGTCAAAGCGGCGGGTTTGTAGCGTGTAGTTGGGCATCAGCATCAGGGTGGCGATGCCGCCGATAATGCCGACCGGAATGTTTATCAGGAAGATCCAGTGCCAGGAGGCGTATTCCACCAGCACGCCGCCGAGCGCCGGGCCCAGCAGCGGTCCAACCTGGCCGGGCAGAGTGACGAAAGTCATCGCCGCCATATACTGCGAGCGAGGGACGATTTTCATCACCGTCAGCCTTCCTACGGGCACCATCATCGCGCCGCCTACGCCCTGTAATACGCGCGCCATCACCAGCTCATTGAGCGTGCCCGCCAGCGAGCAAAACAGCGACCCGGCGGTGAACAGCACAATGGCGGTGAAGAAGATATTGCGCACGCCCACTCTGTCCGCCAGCCAGCCGGAGGCGGGAAGCATCACCGCGACGGTCAGCACGTAAGAGACCACCACCATATGCATATGCAGCGGGCTCTCTCCAAGACTTGCCGCCATAGAGGGGAGGGCGGTGTTGACGATAGTGGTGTCCAGCGACTGCATAAAGAAGCCGAACGCCACTATCCACAGTTGCCAGCGCACGCTGGCCGGGAGTTCTGTCATTTTACTCGGTTACCGATTGTCGGGATTTACGCGAAAAACGCAGGCGCAGACGATCGAAGAACAGATAAACCACCGGGGTGGTGTACAGCGTCAGCAACTGGCTGACCACCAGGCCACCAACAATGGTGATCCCCAGCGGCTGACGCAGTTCCGAGCCGTCACCGCTGGAAATCACCAGCGGTAAGGCGCCAAACAGCGCCGCCAGGGTAGTCATCATAATCGGGCGAAAACGCAGCAGACAGGCCTGGAAAATCGCTTCTTCAGGCGACAGATTGCCGTTTCGCTGCGCCTCCAGCGCAAAATCGACCATCATAATGGCGTTTTTCTTCACGATGCCAATTAATAGCATGATCCCAATAAGCGCGATTAGGCTGAATGGGGCATTGAACAGCTCCAGCGCCAGCAGAGCCCCGACGCCCGCCGACGGTAACGTGGAGAGAATAGTCAGTGGATGAACATAGCTCTCGTACAGCATACCCAGCACGATGTAGACGGTGGCGATGGCGGCGATAATCAAAATTATCTGCGAGTTCATCGTCTCCTGGAACACTTGTGCGGTACCGGCGAACGAGCCGCGTACCGTAGACGGCACGCCAAGCTGAGTCATCGCGCGGTCAATCGCTTCGCTCGCTTCCGACAACGATTTCCCGGTTGGCAGGTTAAATGACACCGTCGACGCCGCCGATAATCCCTGATGGTTCACCGACAGCGGTGCGTTAGCCGGCTGCCATTTGGCGAAGTAGGAAAGCGGAATCGCTTTGCCTTCGTTGTTAATGACGAACATTTTGTCCAGCGCGCTAACGTCCTGGGTGTAGACCGGATCCACTTCCATCACCACCTTATACTGGTTAAGCGGTTGATAGATGGTCGAAATCTGCCGCTGACCAAAGGCGTTGTTCAACAGACTGTTGGCCGTCTGAACGCTGATACCGAGGCGCGACATGGTTTCCCGGTCATAAATCAGATCCATCTCGGCACCGTTATCTTCCTGATCCGAGTTCACGTCCGCCAGTTCCGGTAAGGCGGCCAGCGCTTTACGAATTTTCGGTTCCCACTCGCGCAGGGCGCTCAGGTCGTCAGAGAGTAGCGTGTACTGATAGCTGGCGTTGGACTGACGCCCGCCGACGCGGATATCCTGCACCGCCATCAGAAACAGGTTAGCGCCTGGCTCTTTCGCCAGCTTCTTACGCAGGCGGTCGATCACCTGCTGGGCTGAATCATGCCGTTCACCGCGTGATTTCAGGGTGATAAACATCATCCCGCTGTTCACCCGCGAGCCGCCGGTAAAGCCGGTCACGTTATCTACCGCCGGATCTTCACGGATGATCTTCATGAAGTCCTGCAATTTTCCGCGCATCGCCTGGAAAGAGATGCTCTGGTCAGCCTGAATGCCGCCCATCAGCACGCCGGTATCCTGCTCCGGGAAGAAGGTTTTCGGAATGGCAATATAGAGCCAGACGTTCAGCGCAACGGTGGCGAGGAAAACCAGACCAACCATCCGCGAGTGTTTCAGCACCCAATGCAGGGACTTGCCGTAGCCCTGTTGCAGGCCAACCAGTAAACGCCCGAGACCTTTTTTGCGGGTGGGGGTATGGGCGGGCTGGCGCTTGAGCATCCAGCCACACATCATCGGCGTTAAGGTCAGCGACACGGCCAGCGAAATACCAATCGCCACCGACAGCGTTACCGCAAATTCACGCAGCAAGCGGCCCGGCAGCCCGTCCATCAGCAACAGCGGCAGGAATACTGCCACCAGCGACACGCTCATCGACAGCACCGTAAACCCGACTTCCCGGCTCCCCTGAAGGGCGGCCTGCATCGGTTTCATTCCGGTTTCGATATGGCGCGAGATGTTTTCCAGCACCACAATGGCATCATCTACCACGAATCCGGTGGCGATAGTGAGCGCCATCAACGACAGGTTATTCAGGCTGAAGCCGCACAAATACATCGCGGCGAAGGTGCCGATCAGCGAGACAGGAACGGCGACGGCGGGGATCAGCGTCGCGCGACCGGATCGCAGGAACAGGAATACCACCAGGATCACCAGCGCGACGGAAATCACCAGCGTCTGCTCGACCTCCTCGAGAGAGGCGCGAATCGTTGGCGAGCGATCCTGCGCGATTTGCAAATCAATCGCTGCCGGAATGGTCTGCTGAAGCTCCGGTAGTTCGGCGCGGATGGCGTCCACCGTTTCGATAATGTTGGCTTCCGGCAGTTTGCGGATCATCAACAAAATCGCCGGTTTGGCGTTGGTCATCCCGGCGTTACGCACGTCCTGCACCGAGTCTGTCACCGTCGCGACATCGCCCAGGCGCACCGCCGCACCGTTGTTGTAATGGATGATTAACGGCTGGTATTCCGCTGCCGTCTTCAGTTCGTCGTTGGTCTGAATCTGCCAGCGATGGGCGTTATCTTCCAGCGCCCCCTGCGGCTTACGCACGTTGGCATTGCTGATGGCGGTACGCACATCGTCCAGCGACACGCCCTGATTAAACAGCGCCTGCGGGTTCAGCCCCACGCGTACGGCGGGCAGTGAACTGCCGCCGACGTCGACATCACCCACGCCGTCAATCTGCGCGATGCTTTGCGCCAGCTGCGTCGAGGCGAAATCATACAGCTCACCCTGGGAGTAAGTATCCGAGGTCAGCGTCAGGATCATGATCGGCGCATCGGACGGGTTGGCTTTGCGATAGGTCGGACGGCTGGGCATGCCGCTTGGCAACAGGCTTTGCGCGGCATTGATCGCGGCCTGCACATCGCGCGCGGCGCCATTGATATCGCGGTCAAAATTAAACTGCAAAATGATGCGCGTACTGCCGAGCGAGCTGCTGGAGGTCATTTCGCTGACCCCAGCAATGCGCCCGAGCGAACGCTCCAGCGGCGTGGCGACCGACGACGCCATGGTTTCCGGTGATGCGCCAGGCAGCGAGGCGCTGACCATAATGACCGGGAAATCAACCTGCGGCAGCGGGGCCACCGGCAGCAGCCGGAAGCCCAGTACGCCGCAGAGGGTGATGGCGATAGAGATTAAAATCGTCGCCACCGGGCGGTAAATGAAGAGAGCAAAAAACTTCATTTACGCCTCCTCCTCATGTCGCGGGAAGCGTTTTTTCAGATGCAGCGCCAGGCGGTCAAACAGCAGATAAATGACCGGCGTGGTGAACAGCGTCAGCACCTGGCTGACCAGCAGGCCGCCCACCATGCCAATCCCTAACGGGCGACGCAGTTCCGCGCCGACGCCGGTACTCAGCATCAGCGGCAGCGCGCCGAGCAGTGCGGCGAGCGTGGTCATCAGAATCGGACGGAAACGCAGCAGACACGCCTGATAAATCGCTTCATGCGGCGGCATGCCCTGTTCACGCTCTGCCGCCAGCGCGAAGTCGATCATCATGATGGCGTTTTTCTTCACGATCCCGATGAGCAAAATGATGCCGATAATGGCGATCACATCCAGTTCGCTGCCGGCAATCATCAGCGCCAGTAACGCCCCTACGCCTGCGGTCGGCAGGGTAGAGAGGATGGTAATCGGGTGAATAAAGCTTTCATACAGTACGCCGAGCACGATGTACATCGCCACGACCGCGGCGACGACCAGCCAGACGGTGCTGCTGAGCGCCGACTGGAAGGCCAGTGAACTGCCCTGGAATTCGGTACGAATATCTGTCGGGAAACTGAGCGTCTTCTCAGCGTTCATAATCGCATCGACCGCATCGCCCAATGAATAGTCGCCCGCCACGTTGAACGAAATGGTGGTCACCGGGAACTGGTCCAGATGGTTGATGGAGAGCGGGGCAAAACGCTGCTCGACTTTGGCGATGGCTGTTAAAGGCACCACACCGCCGTCGCTGCTGGTCAGACGCACGTTATCCAGCGCCGCGAGCCCAGGCGTGGCTTGTGTGTCATGCTCCAGCACTACGCGGTACTGGTTGGCCTGGGTATAAATAGTGGAAATAAGGCGTTGGCCGAAGGCGTTATACAGCGCGTTGTCCACGTCCGCCATGGAAATCCCCAAACGGCTGGCGCTATCGCGATCGACGTTAACGTAAGCCACCAGCCCCTGATCCTGCCAGTCACTGCTGACGTCCGAAAGCTGCGGCAGGGTTTGTAGTTGCGTAACCAACTGCGGTACCCACAGGCTCAGCGCATCGAGCGAATTCGCCTGAAGCGTGAACTGGTATTGCGTGCGGCTCACGGTGGTATCGATAGTGAGATCTTGTGTCGGTTGCAGGTAAAGCGAAATACCCGGCACACGATCGACGTTCTGTTGCAGGCGCTTAATCACTTTCTGCACGCGGTCGTCGCGCTCATCCAGCGGCTTCAGGTTGATTTGCAAACGCGCGCTATTCAGCGCCGGGTTAGTGCCGTCCACACCGACGTATGACGTCAGGCTTTCAACCGCCGGGTCCTTCAGAATGATTTCAGAAACCTGCTGCTGGCGCTGCGCCATGCTGGCAAAAGACGCCGACTGCGGAGCCTGTAACGTGCCCTGAATAATGCCGTTGTCCTGAATCGGGAAGAAGCCTTTCGGAATAACCACCCACAGAATAATCGACAAGGCGAGGGTGCCCAGCGCCACGCTAAGCGTCAGCCACGGATGCTTCAGGACGCGGGCCAGCATATGGCCGTAACCCGCAATGACGCGGTCAAAGAAACGTTCGCTGGCGCGGGAAAAACGGTTCTGTTTGCGCAGTGATTCATGGCTAAGCATGCGCGCGCACATCATCGGCGTTAGGGTCAGTGAAACCACGGCGGAAATCAGTATCGCCACCGCCAGCGTCACCGCAAATTCGCGGAACAGACGACCGACAATATCGCCCATAAACAGCAGTGGGATCAGCACCGCAATCAGCGAGAAGGTGAGGGAGATAATGGTGAAGCCGATTTCACCCGCGCCTTTCAGGGCCGCCGTCAGCGGTTTTTCGCCTTTCTCGATATAGCGCGAGATGTTTTCGATGACCACAATGGCGTCATCGACCACGAAACCGGTGGCGATGGTGAGCGCCATCAGCGTCAGGTTATTGATGGAAAAATCAAGGAACACCATCACCGCAAAGGTGCCAATCAACGACAGCGGTACCGCCACGCCGGGAATGATGGTCGCCGGAATATTACGCAGGAACAGGTAGATGATCATCACCACCAGTGCGATGGCGAGCATCAGTTCAAACTGAGTATCGGTGACCGATGCGCGGATATTGGTGGTGCGATCGGACAACACCTCAACTTTTACTGATTTCGGCAGGCTTTCGGTGAGCTGCGGCAGCATCTGACGAATGCTGTCGGCGGTGGCAATAATGTTCGCACCCGGCTGACGCTGGACGTTCATCACAATCGCGTGTTGATTGTTAGCCCACGCGCCAAGCCAGGTGTTTTCCGCACCCTGCTCAATGGTAGCGACATCGCCCAAACGCACTGGGGAGCCGTTCTGATAAGCGATAATCAGCTTGCGATACTCTTCCGCTGACTGCATCTGGTCGTTCGCGGATAACGTTACCGCGCGGGTCGGGCCATCGAGGCTCCCTTTGGCCGAGTTGACGTTCGCGCTGGTGATTGCGGTGCGTACGGTTTCACTGGTTAACCCCAATGCCGCAATGGCCTGTGCATTCAGCTTCACGCGCACGGCAGGGCGCTGCCCACCCGCCAGCGTCACCAGCCCGACGCCGGAAACCTGGGAAATTTTCTGCGCCACGCGCGTTTCCACCATGTCTTCCACCTGGGTCATTGGCATGGCGGAAGAGGTGACGGCGAGCGTCATAATCGGCGGATCCGCCGGGTTCACTTTGCTGTAGACCGGCGGGTTAGGCAGGTCATCCGGCAGCAGGTTCGTGGCGGCATTGATGGCGGCCTGCACCTCCTGCTCGGCAACATCCAGCGGTAACGTTAACTGGAACTGAAGGGTAACCACTGACGCCCCGCCTGAACTCTGGGAGGACATCTGTTTCAGGCCGGACATCTGGCCAAACTGGCGCTCCAGCGGGGCGGTGACGGCGGAGGTCATCACGTCCGGGCTGGCACCAGGGTAGAGCGTGACCACCTGAATGGTGGGGTAATCTACTTCCGGCAAGGCGGAGACAGGCAGGAAGCGATAGCCGATGATCCCGGCAATCAGGATCGCCACCATCAACAGAGTGGTGGCGACCGGGCGCATGATAAACAGGCGGGATGGGCCGCCTGTGTTGCTCGGCGGTAAAACTTGCATCAGGAGCGCGCTCCTTTATGACCCGCGGCAGTCGCGGGTTCAGCGGCTTTTGCATCGTTGGCAGCGCTGTGCGCTTCCACCACTTCAACTTTCGCGCCTTCAGTCAGACGGTCAATACCGTCCGTCACCACGCGATCGCCTGCGGAGAGCCCGGCGCTGATCACCACTTTCTGGCTGTCCTGAATACCTGGAACCACGGTGTGCTTGCTGACTTTATTTTCGCTGTTCAGTACCCAAACGAAGTGTCCATCATTGCCCATTTGCAGGGCCGCAGCCGGGATCACCACTGCATCCTGTTGGGTATCCACCAGCATCCGGGCATTCACGAACTGATTCGGGAAGAGGGCGTCATCCTGGTTGTTGAAACGCGCTTTCAGCTTGATGGTGCCAGTGGTGGCGTCAATCTGGTTATCGAGGCTCAGCAGCACGCCGTCGCTCAGTTTCTGTTTGTTGGTGCGATCCCACGCTTCAACGGTCAGTGGCTTACCGGATTTCTGCGCATTTACCACAGTGGCAATGTCATTCTCCGGCAGGGTGAACACCAGGTCGATAGGATGGGTTTGGGTCAGCACCACAATGCCGGTGGTATCGCCGCTGGAAATCTGGTTGCCGATATCCACCTGCTTCAGACCCACGCGACCATCGACCGGCGCGGTGATACGGCTCCAGTCGAGCTGGAGCTGCGCGCTGGCAACGGCGGCTTCATCAGCCTTGATGGTACCCTGCGTTTCGCTGACCAGCGACTGTTGGGTATCCAGTTCCTGGCGCGAAACCAGATTGGTTTTCACCAGTTGTTGATAGCGGGCGAGATCGCGACGGGCGTTCGCCAGCGTTGCTTTGTCTTTCGCCAGTTGCCCCTGCGCCTGAGCGAGAGCCACTTTAAACTGGCTCGGATCGATTTCCGCCAGCAGATCGCCTGCTTTTACCTGTTGACCTTCCTGAAAGTGCAGCGCCATCAACTGACCGTCCACGCGGCTGCGCACCGTTACGGTGTTGGCGGCGGTAATGGTGCCTAATCCGCTTAAATAACGCGGTACGGCTTCCTGGGTGGCGGTTGCGGCCTGAACTGGCGCAAGCGTTGCGCCGAAGCGGCCACCATGACGTCCGCCACTCGCCGGGCGCTCTCCCTGAGCGGCGGCTGCCGGGCCTGCGGATTCTGGTGTGCGATTCATCAGCCAGTAGCCTGTCACTGCTCCGGCCACAATCAGCAATGCCAGCACAACCAGCCAGCGGGATTTGTTACTGCCTTTCATTTTAATGAGTTTCTCGTCCTGAACCATTTCGCGGAATGATACTAGTTTAGTTACCGGATGGTCGGAAAAAATGGAGGAAATATGAAACACGGGGACGAATCGTCCGAATCATGAACGCTTTGCGAGGCCGCTCGGGGAATTGACACGCAGGCAGCACAGCAGAGGTGGGCTGCGTTAGAGTGCATCCAGAATCGCTGCATTGCAGAAAAGGTGTTCAGCAGGGGGCTGAAAAGGGAAAGCCCCTCCCGAAGAAGGGGCCTTAAAAAGGAAAGGGTTATGATGAAACTGGTCATCATACTGGTGATTCTCTTAGTGATTAGCTTCCAGGCTTACTAAGACACCAGGGGGAGGGGGAAACCTCTCCCTAACCCTCACTCCTTAATTTAGGGTTGCATCCACGGGAAGTCAATCGTGCGCGGCTTACTTTGCGGCGCAGATAGCAGTTGCCGCATACGGTCACAAATGGTGCAGAGGCATTGCAGAAAAGGTGTTCAGCAGGGGGCTGAAAAGGGAAAGCCCCTCCCGAAGAAGGGGCCTTAAATAAGGAAAGGGTTATG
Protein-coding regions in this window:
- the baeR gene encoding two-component system response regulator BaeR, whose translation is MTELPIDENTPRILIVEDEPKLGQLLIDYLLAANYAPTLISHGDQVLPFVHDTPPDLILLDLMLPGTDGLTLCREIRRFSEVPIVMVTAKIEEIDRLLGLEIGADDYICKPYSPREVVARVKTILRRCKPRRDVQALDAQSPLIVDENRFQASWRDRLLDLTPAEFRLLKTLSQEPGKVFSREQLLNHLYDDYRVVTDRTIDSHIKNLRRKLEALDAEQSFIRAVYGVGYRWEADACRMA
- the baeS gene encoding two-component system sensor histidine kinase BaeS → MKLWRPGITGKLFLAIFATCIVLLITMHWAVRVSFERGFIDYIKHGNEQRLELLSDALAEQYAQHGNWRFLRNNDRFIFQILRSFEHDNNDEHRPPGPPGPPGPSMPPHGWRTQFWVVDQRERVLVGPREPVPPDGTRRAIVVNGLEVGAVIASPVERLTRNTDINFDEQQRRTSWLIVALSTLLAALATFPLARGLLAPVKRLVEGTHKLAAGDFSTRVDARGSDELGRLAQDFNQLASTLDRNQQMRRDFMADISHELRTPLAVLRGELEAIQDGVRKFTPESVASLQAEVATLTKLVNDLHQLSMSDEGALAYQKAPVDLVSLLEIAAGAFRERLASRGLTLHLSLPDSAMVFGDRDRLMQLFNNVLENSLRYTDCGGDVHIRARKTLQNVAVEFADSGPGVSDEQLAMLCERFYRTEGSRNRASGGSGLGLAICVNIVTAHGGKLDAAHSPFGGVSIKVELPLDRDTSREL
- a CDS encoding MFS transporter, producing MTELPASVRWQLWIVAFGFFMQSLDTTIVNTALPSMAASLGESPLHMHMVVVSYVLTVAVMLPASGWLADRVGVRNIFFTAIVLFTAGSLFCSLAGTLNELVMARVLQGVGGAMMVPVGRLTVMKIVPRSQYMAAMTFVTLPGQVGPLLGPALGGVLVEYASWHWIFLINIPVGIIGGIATLMLMPNYTLQTRRFDLSGFIVLALGMAVLTLALDGQKGLGISSLTLGILVAVGVASILFYLWHAKGNDNALFSLKLFRTPTFSLGLAGSFAGRIGSGMLPFMTPVFLQIGLGFSPFHAGLMMIPMVLGSMGMKRIVVQVVNRFGYRHVLVTTTIGLALVSLLFMATALAGWYYALPLVLFIQGMVNSSRFSSMNTLTLKDLPDEHASSGNSLLSMIMQLSMSIGVTVAGLLLGMFGQQHVAADSTATHQVFMYTYLCMALIIALPALIFARVPDDVTKNVVIARRKRSEQ
- the mdtC gene encoding multidrug efflux RND transporter permease subunit MdtC, which codes for MKFFALFIYRPVATILISIAITLCGVLGFRLLPVAPLPQVDFPVIMVSASLPGASPETMASSVATPLERSLGRIAGVSEMTSSSSLGSTRIILQFNFDRDINGAARDVQAAINAAQSLLPSGMPSRPTYRKANPSDAPIMILTLTSDTYSQGELYDFASTQLAQSIAQIDGVGDVDVGGSSLPAVRVGLNPQALFNQGVSLDDVRTAISNANVRKPQGALEDNAHRWQIQTNDELKTAAEYQPLIIHYNNGAAVRLGDVATVTDSVQDVRNAGMTNAKPAILLMIRKLPEANIIETVDAIRAELPELQQTIPAAIDLQIAQDRSPTIRASLEEVEQTLVISVALVILVVFLFLRSGRATLIPAVAVPVSLIGTFAAMYLCGFSLNNLSLMALTIATGFVVDDAIVVLENISRHIETGMKPMQAALQGSREVGFTVLSMSVSLVAVFLPLLLMDGLPGRLLREFAVTLSVAIGISLAVSLTLTPMMCGWMLKRQPAHTPTRKKGLGRLLVGLQQGYGKSLHWVLKHSRMVGLVFLATVALNVWLYIAIPKTFFPEQDTGVLMGGIQADQSISFQAMRGKLQDFMKIIREDPAVDNVTGFTGGSRVNSGMMFITLKSRGERHDSAQQVIDRLRKKLAKEPGANLFLMAVQDIRVGGRQSNASYQYTLLSDDLSALREWEPKIRKALAALPELADVNSDQEDNGAEMDLIYDRETMSRLGISVQTANSLLNNAFGQRQISTIYQPLNQYKVVMEVDPVYTQDVSALDKMFVINNEGKAIPLSYFAKWQPANAPLSVNHQGLSAASTVSFNLPTGKSLSEASEAIDRAMTQLGVPSTVRGSFAGTAQVFQETMNSQIILIIAAIATVYIVLGMLYESYVHPLTILSTLPSAGVGALLALELFNAPFSLIALIGIMLLIGIVKKNAIMMVDFALEAQRNGNLSPEEAIFQACLLRFRPIMMTTLAALFGALPLVISSGDGSELRQPLGITIVGGLVVSQLLTLYTTPVVYLFFDRLRLRFSRKSRQSVTE
- a CDS encoding MdtB/MuxB family multidrug efflux RND transporter permease subunit, producing the protein MQVLPPSNTGGPSRLFIMRPVATTLLMVAILIAGIIGYRFLPVSALPEVDYPTIQVVTLYPGASPDVMTSAVTAPLERQFGQMSGLKQMSSQSSGGASVVTLQFQLTLPLDVAEQEVQAAINAATNLLPDDLPNPPVYSKVNPADPPIMTLAVTSSAMPMTQVEDMVETRVAQKISQVSGVGLVTLAGGQRPAVRVKLNAQAIAALGLTSETVRTAITSANVNSAKGSLDGPTRAVTLSANDQMQSAEEYRKLIIAYQNGSPVRLGDVATIEQGAENTWLGAWANNQHAIVMNVQRQPGANIIATADSIRQMLPQLTESLPKSVKVEVLSDRTTNIRASVTDTQFELMLAIALVVMIIYLFLRNIPATIIPGVAVPLSLIGTFAVMVFLDFSINNLTLMALTIATGFVVDDAIVVIENISRYIEKGEKPLTAALKGAGEIGFTIISLTFSLIAVLIPLLFMGDIVGRLFREFAVTLAVAILISAVVSLTLTPMMCARMLSHESLRKQNRFSRASERFFDRVIAGYGHMLARVLKHPWLTLSVALGTLALSIILWVVIPKGFFPIQDNGIIQGTLQAPQSASFASMAQRQQQVSEIILKDPAVESLTSYVGVDGTNPALNSARLQINLKPLDERDDRVQKVIKRLQQNVDRVPGISLYLQPTQDLTIDTTVSRTQYQFTLQANSLDALSLWVPQLVTQLQTLPQLSDVSSDWQDQGLVAYVNVDRDSASRLGISMADVDNALYNAFGQRLISTIYTQANQYRVVLEHDTQATPGLAALDNVRLTSSDGGVVPLTAIAKVEQRFAPLSINHLDQFPVTTISFNVAGDYSLGDAVDAIMNAEKTLSFPTDIRTEFQGSSLAFQSALSSTVWLVVAAVVAMYIVLGVLYESFIHPITILSTLPTAGVGALLALMIAGSELDVIAIIGIILLIGIVKKNAIMMIDFALAAEREQGMPPHEAIYQACLLRFRPILMTTLAALLGALPLMLSTGVGAELRRPLGIGMVGGLLVSQVLTLFTTPVIYLLFDRLALHLKKRFPRHEEEA